One region of Bacteroidota bacterium genomic DNA includes:
- a CDS encoding glycosyltransferase family 4 protein: MKVINVITPHFPPEVTAASHRLEALVGTLGSEYKVHVFTLTEIGEKANEKEVQLTDNITIHYTNLPAYTKSLFFIRAVYECIYSFRIAFKAARKRADLTFATTPYMFLIPAVILAGSKSRKIMDVRDLVWCYLPERNFIQRSVKKLFTGMVRYFLGKYDFITVTNTSEEQWVLNETDISSERIKIISNGISEDKFKRLSTIKYSQPENPFVITYIGNIGNGQDLNPILEAVKGISDIKLNLIGDGIELEDFKKKVKTENLRNVRLHGKLKWNRLLPFYQTSTILFARLGKNYQSAIPSKLFEYLSTGLPVIFSGSGEAAKLLRQFENTFVLESEDPAALRQLILQIKTLPLTRSFDNILKTEELFIRERINQNLLPVIAQLLNVEEFISSVPEKVHEDFSLLEELN, from the coding sequence ATGAAAGTAATCAATGTAATTACCCCACATTTTCCACCGGAAGTCACAGCCGCGTCACATCGTCTGGAGGCATTGGTTGGAACGTTGGGATCAGAATACAAAGTTCACGTATTTACTTTAACAGAGATAGGAGAGAAGGCCAATGAAAAGGAAGTTCAGCTCACTGATAATATTACTATTCATTATACAAATCTGCCGGCATACACCAAGTCTTTGTTTTTTATCCGTGCTGTTTATGAATGTATTTATTCCTTTCGGATTGCTTTCAAAGCCGCACGTAAACGCGCTGATTTAACTTTTGCCACAACACCATATATGTTCTTAATTCCTGCTGTGATCCTTGCCGGATCAAAAAGCAGGAAGATCATGGATGTTCGTGACCTCGTATGGTGTTATCTTCCGGAAAGGAATTTTATTCAGCGCAGTGTGAAGAAACTGTTTACAGGAATGGTCCGTTATTTTCTGGGAAAATATGATTTCATAACTGTAACGAATACCTCTGAAGAACAATGGGTGCTGAATGAAACTGATATTTCCAGTGAACGGATAAAGATTATCAGCAATGGAATCAGTGAAGATAAATTCAAACGCTTATCTACAATCAAATACTCCCAACCGGAAAATCCTTTTGTGATTACCTATATTGGCAATATCGGGAATGGACAAGATCTGAACCCGATTCTCGAAGCAGTCAAAGGGATATCCGATATCAAATTGAACCTGATCGGAGATGGTATCGAACTCGAAGATTTCAAAAAGAAAGTCAAAACTGAAAACCTTCGCAATGTCCGCCTTCATGGTAAACTGAAATGGAACCGATTGCTTCCTTTTTATCAAACATCCACCATCCTGTTCGCCCGACTCGGGAAAAATTATCAAAGCGCGATACCTTCAAAATTGTTTGAATACCTGAGTACCGGACTTCCGGTAATCTTCAGCGGAAGCGGTGAAGCGGCAAAACTGCTTCGTCAGTTTGAGAACACATTTGTGCTTGAATCAGAAGATCCTGCAGCGCTGCGACAATTGATTCTGCAAATCAAAACACTTCCGCTTACCCGCTCTTTCGATAACATTCTCAAAACAGAAGAGCTCTTTATCCGTGAACGAATCAATCAAAACCTGCTTCCTGTCATTGCTCAACTGCTCAATGTAGAAGAGTTCATTTCTTCCGTTCCTGAAAAAGTCCACGAGGATTTTTCACTCCTCGAAGAATTGAATTGA
- a CDS encoding nucleoid-associated protein produces MLDYSTCSLNKVAVHQVGNKTNDEELVLSKALLDISDEKLNQLLISFFFHSFTSPEYYSFTFSNDDFTLNPLYTYASSVFENPKVLHRESIHIAKHLFEQSNNAQIKSGDLFVAYISEVVVEDEVTDVIGIFKSESKNTFLRVDNKQGEFRIKAQDGINVEKLDKGCLIFNTHKDDGYKICIIDKANKAVEAQFWKERFLVLKPCQDNFHQTKQFMDIAKNFVAKQLPEEFEVGKTEQIDLLNRSVEYFKTHESFSKKEFEKEVFQEPELIKSFRNYDKSYREENTIELTDTFEISTQAVKKQSKIFKSVLKLDKNFHIYIHGDKELIERGVEKDGRKYYKIYYKEEA; encoded by the coding sequence ATGCTCGACTATTCAACCTGCTCTCTCAACAAAGTCGCTGTTCACCAGGTCGGAAATAAAACGAATGACGAGGAGCTCGTTTTATCAAAAGCACTGCTGGATATTTCTGATGAAAAATTGAATCAGCTGCTGATTAGTTTTTTCTTTCATTCATTTACTTCACCGGAATATTATTCATTTACATTCAGTAATGATGATTTCACGCTAAATCCCTTGTATACCTACGCGTCTTCGGTGTTTGAAAATCCGAAAGTTCTGCACAGGGAATCAATACATATAGCCAAACATCTTTTTGAGCAGTCCAACAATGCACAGATAAAGTCAGGTGATTTATTTGTCGCGTACATTTCAGAGGTTGTTGTTGAAGATGAAGTCACAGATGTAATTGGGATTTTTAAATCTGAATCAAAAAATACTTTCCTCCGTGTCGATAACAAACAAGGAGAGTTTCGGATCAAAGCGCAGGATGGAATCAATGTTGAAAAGCTTGACAAGGGTTGCCTGATTTTTAATACCCACAAGGACGACGGTTATAAAATTTGTATCATCGACAAAGCAAATAAAGCCGTGGAAGCTCAGTTTTGGAAAGAGCGGTTTCTTGTTTTAAAACCCTGTCAGGACAATTTTCATCAGACAAAACAGTTCATGGATATCGCGAAAAATTTTGTCGCGAAACAATTGCCTGAGGAGTTTGAAGTAGGAAAGACAGAACAAATTGATCTGCTGAACAGATCCGTGGAGTATTTTAAAACTCATGAATCATTCAGCAAAAAAGAATTTGAGAAAGAAGTTTTCCAGGAACCTGAACTGATCAAATCATTCCGTAATTACGACAAGTCCTACCGTGAAGAAAATACCATCGAACTCACGGATACATTTGAAATTTCTACCCAGGCTGTAAAAAAGCAAAGCAAGATTTTTAAGAGTGTTTTGAAGCTTGACAAAAACTTCCATATCTATATTCATGGCGACAAGGAATTGATAGAAAGGGGAGTGGAAAAGGATGGCAGGAAATACTATAAAATATATTACAAGGAAGAAGCCTGA
- the cyoE gene encoding protoheme IX farnesyltransferase: MQEKSLALTEQVSLSAKIQDYVQLTKLRLSSLVVFSAAMGYVIATNGNFVWSNFLLLMLGGFLVTGASNAFNQIIEKDLDKLMTRTENRPLPTGRMSVTEALVAALFMGISGVLILWLKMNALCGILSLLSLLLYAVVYTPAKRITSFSVLIGAIPGAFPPLLGWIAAKNEIGLEGLVLYAIQFIWQFPHFWAIAWMLHDDYQKAGFKMLPSGTGRTKHSAFQTLVYSICLVPMGFLPHFFGFTGWISTVLMIVCGIVFSIQAYRLYVSCEMKAAQKLMFGSFIYLPVVQIIWMIDKLFQ, encoded by the coding sequence ATGCAGGAAAAATCTTTGGCCCTAACCGAACAGGTGTCTCTTTCCGCTAAAATTCAGGATTACGTTCAGCTTACCAAGCTTCGCTTGTCAAGCCTGGTCGTTTTTTCAGCGGCTATGGGCTACGTCATCGCTACCAATGGCAATTTTGTCTGGTCGAATTTCCTGCTGCTGATGTTGGGAGGATTTTTAGTCACCGGAGCTTCCAATGCTTTCAATCAGATCATTGAAAAAGACCTGGATAAATTGATGACCCGTACAGAAAATCGTCCTCTTCCTACCGGTCGTATGTCTGTTACCGAAGCTCTTGTTGCGGCATTGTTCATGGGGATATCCGGTGTGCTGATTTTATGGTTGAAAATGAATGCCTTGTGCGGCATCTTAAGTTTGCTGTCACTCTTATTATATGCTGTGGTTTATACCCCGGCTAAACGAATTACTTCATTCTCTGTATTGATAGGAGCTATTCCGGGTGCTTTTCCTCCCTTACTCGGATGGATTGCTGCAAAGAATGAAATTGGTTTGGAAGGACTTGTACTCTATGCCATTCAGTTCATCTGGCAGTTTCCGCATTTTTGGGCAATTGCCTGGATGCTGCACGATGATTATCAAAAAGCCGGCTTTAAAATGCTTCCATCCGGTACCGGTCGTACAAAACACAGTGCTTTCCAAACTCTTGTCTATTCAATCTGCCTGGTGCCAATGGGATTTCTTCCCCATTTTTTTGGTTTTACCGGATGGATTTCCACGGTACTGATGATTGTGTGCGGCATCGTTTTTTCGATCCAGGCCTATCGTCTGTATGTCAGCTGTGAAATGAAGGCGGCACAAAAATTAATGTTCGGTTCATTCATCTATCTTCCTGTTGTTCAAATCATTTGGATGATAGATAAATTATTTCAATAA
- a CDS encoding cytochrome c oxidase subunit 3: protein MIAELIPNERTLLERKAKRSLLWIGVISILMLFAGLTSGYIVRQGEGKWAQFDLPMTFAISTVIIVLSSIPMQWAVISAGKGNQKNLVTALIITALLGIAFVISQYVAWSELFSQGIAFSGRIKDIKGNFQYVPSGSESVTEAGDAGNVAGSFLYVITGLHVMHLLGGLIALFIVFSRALRQKYTATDFNGVRMCAVYWHFLGGLWVYLFFFLLYVR from the coding sequence ATGATTGCAGAACTAATTCCAAATGAGCGTACTCTCCTCGAGCGAAAAGCCAAACGCAGCTTGCTCTGGATTGGAGTGATCAGCATCCTGATGTTATTTGCCGGACTAACTTCCGGGTATATAGTCAGACAAGGAGAAGGAAAATGGGCTCAGTTTGATTTGCCAATGACCTTCGCGATCAGCACAGTAATTATTGTATTGAGTAGTATCCCGATGCAATGGGCCGTTATTTCCGCCGGAAAAGGAAATCAGAAAAATCTGGTTACTGCTCTCATTATCACAGCTTTGCTGGGCATCGCATTTGTGATCAGTCAATATGTTGCCTGGTCAGAATTGTTCAGTCAGGGTATTGCATTCTCAGGAAGAATAAAAGATATCAAAGGCAATTTCCAGTATGTACCTTCCGGCTCAGAATCCGTTACTGAAGCAGGCGATGCCGGAAATGTCGCGGGCTCCTTTTTATATGTCATTACCGGATTGCATGTGATGCATTTATTGGGAGGTTTGATTGCATTATTTATTGTATTTTCGCGCGCATTGCGGCAAAAATACACCGCCACAGATTTTAACGGAGTCAGAATGTGCGCAGTTTACTGGCATTTTCTCGGAGGTTTGTGGGTGTATTTATTTTTCTTTTTACTTTACGTCCGGTAA
- a CDS encoding cytochrome c oxidase subunit 3: MANHSAVASPSSSSVWGGGTSPFGMRWGKMFMWIFLVSDAFTFSSLIIAYGAMRHRFPDIWPKPGDVFTHFPFIHGHVPLAYVGLMTFILIMSSVTMVLAVDAGHSMNRKTVLRWLGLTIVGGFMFLGSQAWEWYHFIEGSEKGAYVLADGRFARTDDLEPGVLKFHDGTKVEGAEAEALVASAVKNIKGANLTENEYGNTPLFGNFFFFITGFHGFHVFSGVMINLIVFILVYQGALDRKKDYELVEKVGLYWHFVDLVWVFVFTFFYLV, from the coding sequence ATGGCAAACCATTCAGCAGTAGCATCACCTTCTTCCTCCAGTGTCTGGGGTGGAGGCACATCCCCTTTCGGTATGCGTTGGGGAAAGATGTTCATGTGGATCTTCCTGGTCTCGGATGCTTTTACTTTCTCAAGTTTAATCATCGCCTATGGCGCAATGCGTCATCGTTTTCCGGACATCTGGCCTAAGCCGGGTGATGTATTCACACACTTCCCATTCATTCACGGACATGTGCCATTGGCTTATGTAGGATTGATGACTTTTATCCTCATCATGTCCTCCGTGACAATGGTGCTAGCAGTGGATGCGGGTCATTCCATGAATCGCAAAACTGTTTTGCGTTGGCTTGGTCTCACCATCGTTGGTGGTTTTATGTTCCTTGGTTCACAAGCCTGGGAGTGGTATCACTTCATCGAAGGTTCTGAAAAAGGAGCTTATGTACTTGCTGACGGTCGCTTCGCCCGTACGGATGATCTGGAACCGGGAGTTTTGAAATTTCACGACGGAACAAAAGTTGAAGGCGCTGAAGCGGAAGCATTGGTTGCATCTGCTGTGAAAAATATTAAAGGTGCTAATCTTACTGAGAACGAGTATGGAAATACTCCTTTGTTCGGAAACTTCTTCTTCTTCATTACCGGATTTCACGGTTTCCACGTATTCTCCGGAGTGATGATCAACCTGATTGTTTTCATCCTTGTCTACCAGGGCGCTCTCGATCGTAAAAAGGATTATGAGCTGGTTGAAAAAGTCGGTTTGTACTGGCACTTCGTTGACCTTGTTTGGGTCTTCGTCTTCACATTCTTCTATCTCGTTTAA
- a CDS encoding cytochrome C oxidase subunit IV family protein, protein MSDIHHEHVSHAAEEKAHSALNKKLIWRVFWILLFITLFEVGISFTGIPHTVLIWTFVALTLVKAYYIVGFFMHLKFEAIAAKYSLLLPFVLIVYLIFIALYEGSALMNVPY, encoded by the coding sequence ATGTCTGATATTCACCACGAACATGTTTCGCACGCCGCTGAAGAAAAAGCGCATAGTGCATTGAATAAAAAACTCATCTGGCGCGTATTCTGGATACTCTTGTTTATTACGCTCTTTGAAGTGGGTATTTCTTTTACAGGAATTCCGCACACAGTTCTCATCTGGACCTTCGTTGCGCTTACTCTGGTGAAAGCTTATTATATTGTCGGGTTCTTTATGCACCTCAAATTCGAAGCGATTGCCGCGAAATACAGTCTCTTGCTTCCGTTTGTATTGATCGTGTACCTCATCTTCATCGCCTTGTATGAAGGTTCCGCATTGATGAATGTACCGTATTAA
- a CDS encoding SCO family protein: MANSPFKRVLIPLAILLFPVVLWLVITRGTNHFKNLPVLGPVEINAQGDSIFHTIGSFSFVNQEGVAITDKDLQDKIFVANFFFATCKTVCPKMNEQFKRVQEKFKDVPQLKMLSFTVDPDHDSVAVLSEYAHKMGADSSMWWFLTGNKDSIYALAREGFLVPAAAGKTADDFFHSQDLILVDQNKHIRGIYDGTEINEVDTLIDEIKLLLYDTKFEEK, from the coding sequence ATGGCTAACTCGCCCTTCAAAAGGGTTTTAATTCCCCTTGCAATTCTGCTTTTCCCGGTCGTTTTGTGGCTGGTCATAACAAGAGGAACAAATCATTTTAAAAATCTCCCTGTTCTTGGTCCTGTTGAGATCAATGCACAGGGAGATTCTATTTTTCATACAATCGGCTCTTTCTCTTTTGTAAACCAGGAAGGGGTCGCCATCACGGATAAAGATCTTCAGGACAAAATTTTTGTGGCAAATTTTTTCTTCGCGACATGCAAGACTGTTTGTCCAAAAATGAACGAACAGTTTAAAAGGGTGCAGGAAAAATTCAAAGATGTCCCGCAGCTGAAGATGCTCTCTTTTACCGTTGACCCTGATCACGATTCTGTAGCTGTACTCTCTGAATATGCTCACAAGATGGGCGCTGATTCTTCCATGTGGTGGTTTCTGACCGGCAACAAAGATTCGATTTACGCTCTGGCCCGTGAGGGATTTCTGGTGCCTGCTGCTGCGGGAAAAACAGCGGATGATTTTTTTCATTCACAGGATCTAATTCTCGTTGACCAGAATAAACACATTCGCGGAATTTATGATGGTACCGAAATAAATGAAGTGGATACACTCATTGATGAAATAAAATTACTGCTCTACGATACCAAGTTTGAGGAAAAATAA
- a CDS encoding DUF420 domain-containing protein, whose protein sequence is MIPANEKLYLRLIYIVSIVVFLAVVVLGRMPKAEFIPEWAKVLPALNATLNAITTVLLLISFYFIRKKKVEIHKRLNLVACALSTVFLLSYVTFHAFGVETTFPKDNPVRPFYLILLSTHILLAAIVLPLVLISLYRGLTNQVGLHRKIVRWSFPIWLYVTTTGVIVYLMISPYYKF, encoded by the coding sequence ATGATTCCCGCGAATGAAAAATTGTATTTGAGGCTAATCTATATTGTTTCAATTGTAGTTTTTCTTGCTGTCGTAGTTCTTGGTAGAATGCCCAAAGCGGAGTTCATTCCTGAATGGGCAAAAGTGCTGCCTGCGTTGAATGCAACATTGAATGCAATTACCACCGTGCTGTTGCTCATCTCATTTTATTTTATCCGGAAGAAAAAAGTTGAAATTCACAAACGATTGAACCTTGTAGCCTGCGCTCTCTCAACCGTTTTTCTGCTTTCCTATGTTACCTTTCATGCATTCGGCGTGGAAACAACTTTCCCCAAAGACAATCCTGTCCGTCCATTCTATCTGATTTTGCTCTCCACACATATCTTATTGGCAGCAATTGTTTTACCATTGGTTTTAATATCTTTGTATCGCGGTTTGACAAATCAGGTTGGCTTGCACCGGAAAATAGTCCGTTGGTCCTTTCCAATCTGGTTGTATGTTACCACAACCGGTGTGATTGTTTACCTGATGATTTCACCCTATTACAAATTCTGA
- a CDS encoding rhodanese-related sulfurtransferase, whose translation MILHNKYDKETLTKKLMAEDFKRKTVSFYRYVLISDVNQFRDNLYLRFQELGILGRVYVAHEGINAQISVPEFNWEKFLALLDSSPELKNVDLKIAIEDDGKSFIKLIVRIRTKIVADGLNDGAFDVTNVGRHLNAKEFNEAMQQPGTVVVDLRNHYESEVGHFKGAILPQADTFRQELPMVLDMLQDKKDSKILLYCTGGVRCEKASAFFKHHGFNDVNQLNGGIIHYARQVKAEGLQTEFIGKNFVFDQRLGERITNDIISNCHQCGSPSDRHVNCKNEECHLLFIQCEACAEKMNGCCTPECMEIAAMPIEARRIHRKGKGKEIHRNVYKSRLRPNLREILERPLTHQQQ comes from the coding sequence ATGATATTGCATAATAAATACGACAAAGAAACCCTCACCAAAAAGCTCATGGCTGAGGATTTTAAGAGGAAAACAGTTTCCTTTTACAGATACGTACTAATTAGCGACGTGAATCAGTTCCGTGACAATCTGTATCTCCGGTTCCAGGAATTGGGCATCCTTGGTCGCGTGTATGTAGCCCATGAGGGTATCAACGCTCAAATTTCTGTTCCTGAATTTAATTGGGAGAAATTCCTCGCCCTTCTTGATTCCAGCCCTGAGTTGAAGAATGTCGATCTGAAAATCGCTATCGAAGATGATGGAAAATCATTCATCAAACTCATTGTCAGGATACGGACAAAGATTGTAGCCGATGGCTTGAATGACGGAGCCTTTGACGTTACCAATGTTGGTCGTCATTTAAACGCGAAGGAGTTCAACGAAGCCATGCAACAACCCGGAACCGTCGTTGTTGATTTGCGCAATCATTATGAAAGTGAAGTTGGCCATTTCAAAGGCGCGATATTACCACAAGCAGATACTTTCCGTCAGGAACTTCCAATGGTGCTGGATATGTTGCAGGACAAGAAGGATAGTAAGATCCTCCTTTACTGCACTGGGGGTGTCCGCTGTGAAAAAGCCAGCGCGTTTTTTAAACATCATGGTTTTAATGATGTCAACCAGTTGAATGGTGGAATCATTCACTATGCACGACAGGTAAAGGCGGAAGGTTTACAAACAGAATTTATCGGAAAGAATTTTGTTTTTGATCAACGATTAGGCGAACGCATCACCAACGATATCATCAGCAATTGTCATCAGTGCGGATCGCCAAGCGACCGTCATGTGAATTGCAAGAATGAAGAATGTCATCTCCTGTTCATCCAGTGCGAAGCTTGTGCTGAAAAAATGAATGGATGCTGTACTCCTGAATGCATGGAGATCGCTGCAATGCCAATTGAAGCAAGACGCATTCACCGCAAAGGAAAAGGAAAAGAAATTCACCGCAATGTTTACAAAAGCAGGTTGCGTCCTAATCTGCGCGAAATTCTTGAAAGACCACTTACTCATCAACAACAATAA
- a CDS encoding T9SS type A sorting domain-containing protein, whose amino-acid sequence MNKTLRILLTGVLLVLGTLGTKAQVLFTESFTSGTMPAGWTNDSLGSTPQNVWLFINQYNRAVTGAGFDTHFAIFDSDEGSVNDDIPELASLTTPSIDISGATSGSLYLEMDEQYKALSGPLSDGSSRNIEYSTDGGTSWTVLVFDTVDYGFPNPAVHSQYDLSPLIGVASNLLLRFTWTGTWDWWWAIDNVQVINYLPCNAPPNAGTTVADLTSVCSTDSIHLSLSGADVASGLTYQWQNSPDGTSWSDILGATNPTLTTAQSAATYYQCVLTCSGQPASSVPLQVVMNAPTSCYCTPAFSTGCDAIAKVAINTLYNESGGCNGNPNNYINYPDTGTATTSLEQGLTYTFTFASGPGSGSHGAGVWFDFDHNGDFQGPGEYFHLGDAIIESSPDTTISIQIPIGASLGATRMRVHYMFNTIVTVTSDCEDGGYGETEDYTVHIILPVGINEAILNTVSVYPSPATDQIRVNLGQLKGSSVISVVDLMGKTVFQNTVENQAISRFDCSSLTNGIYFVRVENSLGSITRKILVSK is encoded by the coding sequence ATGAACAAAACTTTACGTATTCTTCTTACAGGAGTACTCTTGGTACTGGGAACCCTTGGTACAAAGGCTCAGGTACTCTTCACCGAATCGTTTACTTCCGGAACTATGCCTGCAGGTTGGACAAATGACTCACTTGGTTCAACGCCTCAAAATGTATGGTTGTTCATCAATCAATACAATCGTGCTGTTACAGGTGCAGGCTTTGATACTCACTTCGCAATATTTGATAGCGATGAAGGCAGTGTAAATGACGACATCCCTGAATTGGCTAGTCTCACAACTCCTTCCATCGACATTTCCGGTGCTACAAGTGGATCATTGTATCTTGAAATGGATGAACAATACAAAGCACTTAGCGGTCCATTGTCTGACGGATCTTCCCGAAACATCGAGTATTCAACAGATGGTGGTACCAGCTGGACAGTACTGGTTTTTGATACAGTAGATTACGGTTTTCCAAATCCTGCTGTCCATTCTCAGTATGATTTATCACCTCTTATTGGAGTTGCATCAAATCTGTTGCTACGCTTCACATGGACCGGTACCTGGGACTGGTGGTGGGCAATTGATAATGTTCAGGTTATTAATTATCTTCCTTGTAACGCTCCTCCAAATGCAGGTACTACCGTTGCAGATTTGACTTCTGTTTGTTCCACAGACTCCATTCATTTGAGTTTATCAGGTGCTGATGTTGCTTCCGGCTTGACCTATCAATGGCAAAATTCTCCGGATGGAACCAGTTGGTCCGACATCCTGGGTGCAACCAATCCGACATTGACCACCGCGCAATCCGCCGCAACCTATTACCAATGTGTACTTACATGTAGCGGTCAACCTGCATCGTCTGTTCCTCTTCAGGTGGTGATGAATGCACCAACTTCATGTTATTGTACTCCGGCATTCAGCACAGGTTGTGATGCAATTGCAAAAGTTGCCATCAATACTTTGTATAACGAGAGTGGTGGTTGTAATGGAAATCCGAACAATTACATCAATTATCCTGATACAGGAACCGCCACTACTTCACTGGAGCAAGGCCTGACCTATACTTTCACCTTCGCATCCGGTCCGGGTTCAGGTTCACACGGGGCAGGTGTATGGTTTGATTTCGATCACAACGGCGACTTCCAGGGTCCAGGCGAATATTTCCATCTGGGCGATGCAATCATAGAATCTTCTCCTGACACCACTATTTCCATTCAGATCCCAATTGGAGCAAGTCTGGGAGCGACAAGAATGCGTGTTCATTACATGTTCAATACCATAGTTACTGTTACTTCCGATTGTGAAGATGGAGGTTATGGAGAAACTGAAGATTATACAGTTCACATCATTCTTCCTGTAGGAATCAATGAAGCGATTCTGAATACAGTTAGCGTTTATCCTTCTCCTGCAACAGATCAAATTCGTGTGAACCTTGGACAATTAAAAGGCTCATCCGTAATTTCAGTTGTGGATCTGATGGGTAAGACAGTGTTCCAAAATACTGTAGAGAACCAGGCAATCTCCCGTTTTGATTGCTCTTCACTTACCAATGGAATTTATTTTGTTCGCGTTGAAAATTCTTTGGGTTCAATCACCCGCAAAATTCTCGTAAGCAAATAA